A stretch of the Orcinus orca chromosome 1, mOrcOrc1.1, whole genome shotgun sequence genome encodes the following:
- the MIIP gene encoding migration and invasion-inhibitory protein isoform X2 encodes MVETRDLAQLRQLNLELLRQLWVGQDAVRRSVAKAASESSLDSSSSYNSEMPSSQETSSVASRASCPQDAHRGDPCDRDGASSGVVSLPPARCLHQEPPGPLRPCSAPLLATSDLSDPEPSAELDSLDTQEAQALKSLLAQRSKLSEPRVTNKESPVPEKSWRLRPCLGCDWLAGSPDNSSPVTSKPEAFFSKLQKFREANKEECICSDPESQFLGLQESSAAVGDHECVYCYCVNRRLFLVPSDPGTPCCLCRTPRGQRGPETLAEPAQVRVSIPLSVLDPPHRYRIHRQKSFDASDTLALPQHCLLGWDILPPKSEKSSAPKSLDLWSSVSSEAQRRKLSATSPSHRAVPTRVPAPTPIWSEPSVPQPRAARPKPRGLATGRWTVPLPSFQPLSSGRGAHERGALPSLSCRWTLAPPS; translated from the exons ATGGTGGAGACCAGAGATCTGGCACAGCTACGGCAGCTCAACCTGGAGCTCCTGAGGCAGCTGTGGGTCGGACAGGATGCCGTGCGGCGGTCCGTGGCCAAGGCAGCCTCAGAG TCAAGCCTGGACTCCAGCAGCAGCTACAACTCAGAGATGCCGTCATCCCAAGAGACGTCCTCAGTGGCCTCAAGAGCCTCCTGCCCACAGGATGCCCACCGAGGTGACCCGTGTGATAGGGACGGGGCCAGCTCCGGGGTGGTCTCTCTCCCACCTGCCAGGTGCCTCCACCAGGAGCCCCCGGGCCCACTGAGGCCCTGCTCGGCTCCGCTGCTGGCCACCTCAGACTTGAGCGACCCAGAGCCTTCAGCAGAGCTGGACAGTCTAGACACCCAGGAGGCACAGGCCCTGAAGTCCCTCCTGGCTCAACGGAGCAAGCTGTCCGAG CCGCGAGTGACCAACAAGGAGTCTCCAGTGCCTGAGAAGAGCTGGCGCCTCAGACCGTGCCTGGGCTGCGACTGGCTTGCAG GGTCTCCGGACAACAGCTCTCCCGTCACCAGCAAGCCCGAGGCCTTCTTCTCGAAGCTGCAGAAGTTCCGGGAAGCCAACAAGGAGGAGTGTATTTGCAGTGACCCTGA ATCCCAGTTCCTAGGCCTGCAGGAGAGTAGTGCTGCGGTGGGGGACCATGAAT GTGTGTATTGTTACTGTGTCAACCGGCGCCTGTTTCTGGTGCCTTCGGACCCCGGCACCCCCTGCTGCCTGTGCCGGACACCACGGGGCCAGCGGGGTCCAGAGACCCTGGCAGAGCCAGCGCAGGTCAG GGTGAGCATCCCGCTGTCTGTCCTGGACCCCCCGCACCGGTACCGCATCCACCGGCAGAAGAGCTTCGACGCCTCCGACACGCTGGCGCTGCCCCAG CACTGCCTACTGGGCTGGGACATTCTTCCTCCGAAGTCTGAGAAAAGCTCAGCCCCCAAGAGCCTGGACCTCTGGTCCAGTGTCTCTTCTGAGGCCCAACGTCGGAAGCTGTCAGCCACCAGCCCTTCTCACCGG GCCGTGCCAACGCgggtcccagcccccaccccgatCTGGTCAGAACCCTCCGTGCCCCAGCCCCGTGCCGCCCGGCCGAAGCCCCGAGGACTGGCCACTGGGAGGTGGACAGTGCCCCTACCGTCGTTTCAGCCTCTCTCCTCCGGCAGGGGCGCCCACGAGAGGGGAGCTTTGCCCAGCCTCAGCTGCAGGTGGACTCTGGCCCCACCTTCCTAG
- the MIIP gene encoding migration and invasion-inhibitory protein isoform X1, whose amino-acid sequence MVETRDLAQLRQLNLELLRQLWVGQDAVRRSVAKAASESSLDSSSSYNSEMPSSQETSSVASRASCPQDAHRGDPCDRDGASSGVVSLPPARCLHQEPPGPLRPCSAPLLATSDLSDPEPSAELDSLDTQEAQALKSLLAQRSKLSEVMRPRVTNKESPVPEKSWRLRPCLGCDWLAGSPDNSSPVTSKPEAFFSKLQKFREANKEECICSDPESQFLGLQESSAAVGDHECVYCYCVNRRLFLVPSDPGTPCCLCRTPRGQRGPETLAEPAQVRVSIPLSVLDPPHRYRIHRQKSFDASDTLALPQHCLLGWDILPPKSEKSSAPKSLDLWSSVSSEAQRRKLSATSPSHRAVPTRVPAPTPIWSEPSVPQPRAARPKPRGLATGRWTVPLPSFQPLSSGRGAHERGALPSLSCRWTLAPPS is encoded by the exons ATGGTGGAGACCAGAGATCTGGCACAGCTACGGCAGCTCAACCTGGAGCTCCTGAGGCAGCTGTGGGTCGGACAGGATGCCGTGCGGCGGTCCGTGGCCAAGGCAGCCTCAGAG TCAAGCCTGGACTCCAGCAGCAGCTACAACTCAGAGATGCCGTCATCCCAAGAGACGTCCTCAGTGGCCTCAAGAGCCTCCTGCCCACAGGATGCCCACCGAGGTGACCCGTGTGATAGGGACGGGGCCAGCTCCGGGGTGGTCTCTCTCCCACCTGCCAGGTGCCTCCACCAGGAGCCCCCGGGCCCACTGAGGCCCTGCTCGGCTCCGCTGCTGGCCACCTCAGACTTGAGCGACCCAGAGCCTTCAGCAGAGCTGGACAGTCTAGACACCCAGGAGGCACAGGCCCTGAAGTCCCTCCTGGCTCAACGGAGCAAGCTGTCCGAGGTAATGCGG CCGCGAGTGACCAACAAGGAGTCTCCAGTGCCTGAGAAGAGCTGGCGCCTCAGACCGTGCCTGGGCTGCGACTGGCTTGCAG GGTCTCCGGACAACAGCTCTCCCGTCACCAGCAAGCCCGAGGCCTTCTTCTCGAAGCTGCAGAAGTTCCGGGAAGCCAACAAGGAGGAGTGTATTTGCAGTGACCCTGA ATCCCAGTTCCTAGGCCTGCAGGAGAGTAGTGCTGCGGTGGGGGACCATGAAT GTGTGTATTGTTACTGTGTCAACCGGCGCCTGTTTCTGGTGCCTTCGGACCCCGGCACCCCCTGCTGCCTGTGCCGGACACCACGGGGCCAGCGGGGTCCAGAGACCCTGGCAGAGCCAGCGCAGGTCAG GGTGAGCATCCCGCTGTCTGTCCTGGACCCCCCGCACCGGTACCGCATCCACCGGCAGAAGAGCTTCGACGCCTCCGACACGCTGGCGCTGCCCCAG CACTGCCTACTGGGCTGGGACATTCTTCCTCCGAAGTCTGAGAAAAGCTCAGCCCCCAAGAGCCTGGACCTCTGGTCCAGTGTCTCTTCTGAGGCCCAACGTCGGAAGCTGTCAGCCACCAGCCCTTCTCACCGG GCCGTGCCAACGCgggtcccagcccccaccccgatCTGGTCAGAACCCTCCGTGCCCCAGCCCCGTGCCGCCCGGCCGAAGCCCCGAGGACTGGCCACTGGGAGGTGGACAGTGCCCCTACCGTCGTTTCAGCCTCTCTCCTCCGGCAGGGGCGCCCACGAGAGGGGAGCTTTGCCCAGCCTCAGCTGCAGGTGGACTCTGGCCCCACCTTCCTAG
- the MIIP gene encoding migration and invasion-inhibitory protein isoform X3 codes for MPCGGPWPRQPQRCLHQEPPGPLRPCSAPLLATSDLSDPEPSAELDSLDTQEAQALKSLLAQRSKLSEVMRPRVTNKESPVPEKSWRLRPCLGCDWLAGSPDNSSPVTSKPEAFFSKLQKFREANKEECICSDPESQFLGLQESSAAVGDHECVYCYCVNRRLFLVPSDPGTPCCLCRTPRGQRGPETLAEPAQVRVSIPLSVLDPPHRYRIHRQKSFDASDTLALPQHCLLGWDILPPKSEKSSAPKSLDLWSSVSSEAQRRKLSATSPSHRAVPTRVPAPTPIWSEPSVPQPRAARPKPRGLATGRWTVPLPSFQPLSSGRGAHERGALPSLSCRWTLAPPS; via the exons ATGCCGTGCGGCGGTCCGTGGCCAAGGCAGCCTCAGAG GTGCCTCCACCAGGAGCCCCCGGGCCCACTGAGGCCCTGCTCGGCTCCGCTGCTGGCCACCTCAGACTTGAGCGACCCAGAGCCTTCAGCAGAGCTGGACAGTCTAGACACCCAGGAGGCACAGGCCCTGAAGTCCCTCCTGGCTCAACGGAGCAAGCTGTCCGAGGTAATGCGG CCGCGAGTGACCAACAAGGAGTCTCCAGTGCCTGAGAAGAGCTGGCGCCTCAGACCGTGCCTGGGCTGCGACTGGCTTGCAG GGTCTCCGGACAACAGCTCTCCCGTCACCAGCAAGCCCGAGGCCTTCTTCTCGAAGCTGCAGAAGTTCCGGGAAGCCAACAAGGAGGAGTGTATTTGCAGTGACCCTGA ATCCCAGTTCCTAGGCCTGCAGGAGAGTAGTGCTGCGGTGGGGGACCATGAAT GTGTGTATTGTTACTGTGTCAACCGGCGCCTGTTTCTGGTGCCTTCGGACCCCGGCACCCCCTGCTGCCTGTGCCGGACACCACGGGGCCAGCGGGGTCCAGAGACCCTGGCAGAGCCAGCGCAGGTCAG GGTGAGCATCCCGCTGTCTGTCCTGGACCCCCCGCACCGGTACCGCATCCACCGGCAGAAGAGCTTCGACGCCTCCGACACGCTGGCGCTGCCCCAG CACTGCCTACTGGGCTGGGACATTCTTCCTCCGAAGTCTGAGAAAAGCTCAGCCCCCAAGAGCCTGGACCTCTGGTCCAGTGTCTCTTCTGAGGCCCAACGTCGGAAGCTGTCAGCCACCAGCCCTTCTCACCGG GCCGTGCCAACGCgggtcccagcccccaccccgatCTGGTCAGAACCCTCCGTGCCCCAGCCCCGTGCCGCCCGGCCGAAGCCCCGAGGACTGGCCACTGGGAGGTGGACAGTGCCCCTACCGTCGTTTCAGCCTCTCTCCTCCGGCAGGGGCGCCCACGAGAGGGGAGCTTTGCCCAGCCTCAGCTGCAGGTGGACTCTGGCCCCACCTTCCTAG